A genome region from Candidatus Zixiibacteriota bacterium includes the following:
- a CDS encoding tetratricopeptide repeat protein, translated as MIQKTVLVLLVWLPGAVSFAEDYKSLVKEGNEAFKEGDFGTALGLYREADVDRPEMPEIQYNIGSALYKEGKYEEATERLQKAFATDDIKVEAQARYNLGNVYYRAGDYQKAIEAYQKVLELTPEDMDAKYNLELARKMLKEQLKPQEQQQQQQQQQQQQQQQQQNEQQEQQQPQSPQDQKQEQQQQQQPQQMQPQDENEMSKEDAERILNALRDDEKEVQKDLRKLQGPSDYQGNDW; from the coding sequence ATGATACAGAAAACGGTTCTTGTCTTATTGGTCTGGCTCCCGGGCGCCGTCTCCTTTGCCGAAGACTATAAGAGTCTGGTCAAAGAGGGGAACGAAGCCTTCAAAGAAGGTGACTTTGGCACCGCTTTGGGACTATATCGTGAGGCCGATGTTGACCGCCCGGAAATGCCCGAGATTCAATACAATATCGGCAGCGCCTTATATAAGGAGGGAAAGTATGAGGAGGCGACCGAGAGATTGCAGAAAGCCTTCGCCACCGACGATATAAAGGTTGAAGCCCAGGCGCGCTATAATCTGGGAAATGTTTACTATCGCGCCGGCGACTATCAGAAGGCGATTGAGGCGTATCAGAAAGTTCTGGAATTGACGCCCGAGGATATGGATGCCAAGTACAACCTGGAGTTAGCGAGGAAAATGCTCAAAGAGCAGTTAAAGCCTCAGGAGCAGCAACAACAGCAACAACAACAGCAGCAGCAACAGCAGCAACAGCAGCAAAATGAGCAGCAGGAGCAGCAACAGCCGCAATCGCCACAAGACCAGAAGCAAGAGCAGCAACAACAGCAACAACCGCAACAGATGCAGCCCCAGGATGAAAATGAGATGTCCAAAGAAGATGCGGAGAGAATTTTAAATGCCTTGCGTGATGATGAGAAAGAGGTGCAGAAAGACCTACGCAAACTTCAGGGACCATCGGACTATCAAGGGAATGACTGGTAG